The stretch of DNA TGATTTTGGATATGTGCCGCTGGATTTCAAGCTGGTTCATTATTTTCGCGTCAAGAACACCGGCAACGCGAATCTGAATATTGAAAAGGCCGTTTCCAATTGTGATTGCACTTCCGCCATCATTTTGAATAAAGTACTCCCGCCGGATTCCATCGGCCGGATCAAAGTAATATTCGATACCAGAGAATATTATGGCCGGAATGTCAGGAATGTGACGGTGCATTCCAATGATGCCGAAAACCAGGCGGTCGAGTTGAAATATTCGTCCGATATCAATATTATTCCGAAGGAATTTCGTACCGAACCGCAGTCGCTATTTTTCCTGCCCGGACATCAGGGTAAGGATGTGAAGTTATTTAATCTGACCGGCGTTCCGCTGGAATACTATATCGAGATGGAAATTGATACCATCTTCAATATTGACTCCTACGGGGGCACTATCGGGAAGGACGAGACAAAGGTCATAAAAATAATTCCAAAAGACAGTCTCCCGCGCGGGACGCATAACAGTAATTTCACCATATCATATAAGACTGAGCCGGAAACAAGAGTGACCGTTCCGGTCAAAATTGTCAGGTATTAATCCTGTTAATTTAAATTATCAGACAGCCGTTGTTAGAACGGCTGTTTTTTATCCAAAATGTTAAGTTTTCCATAACGCCGTCGAATATATATGGTGGCGGGGCGATTATTGCATTCAAAAATAATTGCTGATAAAGACTGTCGAGAAATTTATAAAATATCATAAATAGAATGACATAGACATAATAAAATAATAGTTAATAAAAATGCTTGACAAATCCCACTGAAGATGTAAATTTTGGTTAAGAAAATGAGGGTGACTCTCTGCTGTCCCTGGGTAGTTTCCTAGCCCCCTCTACCCAACCAGAGTAGCGCCCTCTTATTTTGGCTAAGACATTCTGCTGCAATGCAATACGCTACGTTAAATTTGATGCCTGCATCTTTCCGCAAATAAATATGGTGCACTATTCCTTTCGGAACATTGCACCATGCAATAGAATACATATGTTGTCCTGTATTATCCCTTTATGTTCAGCACCGGGTCAAAACGTGCAACCTTTCTGGAAATGCCAAGTTTATCGACCGCATCAACCACCTGATCGATGTCTTTGTACGCAAAAGCAGCCTCTTCGGCCAGGCCGGGCATATATCCGGTCTTTACCAGAATGCCGCTGTCATGCATCCGTTTCTTGACCATATCGCCGCGTATCGTTTTTTTGGCCTTCATGCGCGACATGGTCCGCCCCGCGCCGTGAAGCGATGATCCGAAGGTTTCGCTGTCGGCGACCGCCGTTCCGCACAGGAGAGCCGATCCGGTTTCCATGGAACCGCCCACGATCACCGGTTGACCGACCCGGCGATAGACCTCGGGAACTTCCGCCTTGCCGGGGCCAAAGGACCGTGTGGCTCCTTTACGATGCACCAATAATGTCTCTTCTCTGCCGTCGATGAAGTATTTTTCGAATTTGGCGATGTTATGCGCCACGTCATAAATCGTTTCGATGCCGAGTTCAGTATCATTTTTGCCAAATACCTGCCGGAAGACCTTGCGAATACCATATACAATCAATTGACGGTTCACGAAGGCGGCGTTGGCGGCACAGGCCATGGCCGAGGCATAATTCCGGCCTTCATCCGAATCAATCGGAGCCGACATTAACTCTCTATCGCGAACTTCAAGACCGTACTTTCTGACACTACCTGCAAAAACTTGCAGATAATCAGTGGCAATCTGATGACCGAAGCCTCTTGATCCGCAATGGATGGCCACCAGCACCTGATTATCCCGGTCGATACCGAATTGTCCGGCTATATCGCGATTATAAATATTTTCGGGTCGCGCAATCTCGACCTCAAGATAATGATTTCCCGACCCCAGGGTTCCCATCTGATTGATACCTCTCGATACTGCCTTCTCCGAGACTTTGCCGTGGTCACCTCCGCGCAAGTGACCGCGATCTTCAATTCGCTCAATATCGGTTTCAGTCGCATATTCATTTTCGAGGCACCAGTCCAATCCCTGCTCCATGACGGCATTAAAATTCCTGCGATCGAGGTTCAAGAAACCTTTGGAACCGACACCTGATGGTATTGTCCGAAACAGGCCGTTCAAGAGCTCTTCCATTTTGGGTCGCAGTTCATCCAGAGTCAGATTTGTCCGCAGCATCCGCATACCGCAATTGATGTCGAAACCTATTCCTCCGGGAGATATCACACCGTCACTAAGCGAAAAAGCCGCCACACCGCCAATCGGGAATCCATAGCCCATATGACCATCCGGCATACACAGGGCGTAACGCTTTATACCCGGCAGACAGGCCACATTGGTGATCTGATCGATGACCTTTTCGTCGATCCCATCAATAAGCTGCGATGACGATAGTATCCTTGCCGGAACCCGCATACCGGCCTTGTAGTCGACCGGAATCTCCCAGATATTGTCACCGATTCGACGGTACTTCTCTCGTGTCATAAGTCAAAAACCGCCTCTCCCCGCCAATGATCATTAATTTGTTCGACTTTTAATCGGTACAATGTTACCGCTTTTACGTCAACTTTCAACGTATGCCGCAACGGATCGATCGTATCGCCATATAATTCGGCCTTTAATTTGATACGGCCGACGGTTTCAATATTGACGTTTACTTTTTTGACCAGAAAACTATCGGCATCCTTATGATAGACAACTTCCGAAAGCCAGATAAAAAAGAGGTCATCAAGACTGTCCGCCTCGAGTTCGATGTCAATTTGCCGTCCATCGTCAAGACCCTCGAGATCGACAACCACCTCGGTCAGACCCAGAGCGGCATCGGCGAATAATTCATTCAGACTGCGGCCGGTCACAATCATGCCGACATCGGCGGTCGAATATATATCGGTATACTTGTAAGGCATAGTTTTAAAATAAAAAAAACGCCGCCTTGAAACAAGCGGCGTTCTATAAAATATCTGACTTTATTATTCGGCTTTTTCGATGCACTCTACCGGGCAGACCGCAACGCAGTGAGGGCCTTCATCCTGGTCTTCACATTCATTGCAGGTGTCGGGATTAATAACGTAAATGTCCCCTTCTTCAATCGAAGAAGTCGGACATTCCGGCAGACAGAGCCCGCAGGCAGTGCACTCATCCGTAATTTTCATCGCCATAATATAAATCCTCCAATAACTACATGACACTCGTTATACTTATTAGCTGCCAATATAGACGATAATTCCGCAAAGTAAAGAAAAAAAACAGCTCCCTCATTATTTTTGGTATTCCCTTACAAAATAATAGGTTATGAGGAAATATATATGGCAATATTTTATTATTTTATTAAAACGGCCCGCTTGATTATACTATGGCCGCCATAGGAAAACCGGAAAAAATATAACCCCGAAGCCATCCCCTGACCTGAATGGTCTCTCCCTGGCCAGATAAATGCTGGGCCGACTCTTTCCGTCAAAACATCATCATAAATGCGCCGGCCCAGGATATCATAAACCTCAATTAATATTCCTTTTCCGGCTGGGAAATCAATTCCAAAACGGACATTCCCGTTGAACGGGTTGGGGTAGGCACCAGTCACCGAAAAATCGTCCGGGAATACCCGGGTGTCCCCGGCAATTCCCGTCGGCTCGGAAATAACGAACTTCAGGTGATACAAAAGCGGGTAATTATTATCGGATGTGAATATGGTTATGGTGGAGTTCAGCAACGAGTCACCGGCATGGTCGGCCAAAAGATACAATCCGATGACGGCTTGCTCCCCGGGCTCAATTTCCAGAGATTGGGGATCCAGCCTCATCAGAAGTGAGTCATAATCCAGCCGCAACGAAACGGTTTCCGATCCGGTGTTCACAAGCTCGAAATCAAAGAAATTGGGCGCATATTTATCGAAGGGCCTTTCCAGTAATGGCGGATTTACGGTGAGATCGGGCAACTGACTCGAATCAAGATATATAAAGGCCGACATTGCCGCCGTTATGCTGTCATTTGCCCGAATACAAATAAAACCATTATTCGTAAAATCCATAGACGAATGAAGCGAGTCGGCGCCGACGATATCCAATGATTCGGACTGGTTAAGAAAATCACCGGTATCTTTCGCAAATAATACCTCAAAAAACAGAACTTCATCACTATCCGAGGGCATTTCATCCGAGTCTTTGCGCTCGGCCCAGTCCAGCAACCTGATTCCAGTCAGATATTCTTGCTGTGTTTCACTCCGGGAACAAGCCGGCTCGGCAATTTCCAGGATATATTGATCCAATCCGGTTGGGGAATAATTTATGCCGACCAAAGGGGCGGCATTGGTATCGGTCGGCCATTCCAGACCGACCCAGATTTCATGCCGGGCGGTTGGATAATCAATGTTATCGACTGTGACAAAATCTCCAAAAGCGCAAACCGATGAGTCGAGGCCAATTTTGTACTCATGGATATGTGAAAAACAACCATCATCAGTTTGCCTGCCGAGAAACAGCGTTATGGGCGTAAACTGATCTCCCGGCAATTCCGAGAATGGGTCCGAATTAACAATATAAGTGACGGCATGATGGATTAAAACCGGTGGTTCCAAACCGAATCGCGTCACGACAGCATATCGACCCGGGCCGGCAGCCGGGGCACCCATACCGAAAATGTCACTATTATTGGGAAGATTGCCGGCTGACGTTTCATGTAATCCCGGATAAAACCAATATATTTCAATTTTTCCATCGCTTCCCGCATATATGGTCGGGCAGAGCGGCGCGGAGACATCGGCCATCAGCGGAACACATAAAAAAACACAAAATACCGCACTAATGCCTATAGCTATCACTTTAAATGCATTCATTAGAGAAAACCGACACGCCCTTTTAATTAGTGATAAGAAAAGTGTAATAAAATAACAGGGATTGTCAAGAGGTGGCATAAAAAAAGGCGGCTTCCGGATTTGAACCGGAGAATAGAGGTTTTGCAGACCTCTGCCTTACCACTTGGCTAAGCCGCCGTAAAAAAAAGCGGGAAACGGGGCTCGAACCCGCGACAGCCACCTTGGCAAGGTGGTGCTCTACCAACTGAGCTATTCCCGCTTAGTGGCTAATAATATATATAGGATTTTTCATTTGTCAACTTTTTTCACCTCAAATTTAATACGAATATTTATTATCTGATATTGCGTAATTTATTAGCTTGAGGGCAATTAGTTAAGACTTGCCGATACCGGGATCATTCAATATTGTCATCGAATTCTGCGACGCACAGCGGGATAGATTTTGATATAGGACCATAAATATTTTATGAGTGTTTGCAGCAAACTGCCAGTCTTTGACAGTCAAAAATAGATAGGATATAATATTATTCACTTATTGAAGGGTCTGGAAATACAATTCTTCATACTTGATGGCCGACCTGGCCCACGAGAAATCCTGAGCCATGGCCCGCTTGATAATCTTGAACCAGACTTTCCTGCGCGAGAAAGTCTGAACCGCTTTCTTAATGGTCTCCAGCAATTCCGCTGATTTATAATCGTCGAAGACAAAGCCGGTGCCGGTAAGTGCTTCTTCATTGAAATTAATGACCGAATCAGCCAGACCGCCGGTTCTACGAACGATTGGAATGGTTCCATATTTCATGCTGTACATCTGATTCAAACCGCAAGGCTCGTATCGGGAAGGCATTAGAAAAATATCCGATCCGGCTTCTATCAGGTGAGCCAGCTTGTTGTCGAATGTCAGGAAGGCCCGGCACTTGTCAGGATATTCTTTTTCAATCTCGGCAAAAAACCGATGGTATTCCTCATCACCGGTACCCAGAAGAACCAATTGCAAGTCGAGGGCCATTATGTCGCCCATAATTTCCTTCAGGAGATCAAAGCCCTTTTGCCTGTCCAGACGCGAGATGACGCCTATCAATGGCTGTTCGCTTCTGAGGGGGAAACCACATCTATTCAACAGTTCCAACTTATTCTTCTTCTTGCCGGACAAATTGGCCGGAAAATACCGGTGCGGAATCAGCTTATCCTTTTGAGGTGACCATTGATTGTAATCAACGCCGTTTAATATACCGACTAAATCGGCGGAGCGTTCGGCCAGAACTCCCTGCAGGCCCTTGCCGAAATCGTCATTTAATTGAATTTCCTGCGCATAGGTCGCCGATACGGTCGTAACCTTGTCGGCCAACGCGATACCCGCTTTCATGAAATTGATATCACCCCAATATTCAAACGGTCCCGCCGCATAAAAATTGGATTCAGCGATATTCAGTTTGTCAAATGTATCCTCTGGAAACTGTCCCTGGTATCCCATATTATGTATCGTGAAGACAGTGCGGCTTTTGGCAAAAAACGGATCTTCGTAATAAGCGGTTTTCAGAAGCGCCGGTACCAGCCCGCTTTGCCAGTCGTTGGCATGAAATATATCCGGTTTCCAATCGAGAATTTTTACAAGTTCCAGCACCGCCCGGCCGAAAAATATAAAACGTTCATCGTTATCGGGGTAATCTTTGCCCGTCGTCGGATCGACATATAATGCCTCCCGATCGAAGAAGAAGTCATTCCCGATAAAATAGATTTCCACACCCGATTCTTTATCGGTTAATGAATATATTTCGGCCGGAACCTCTTTGTCGCCCACCAGGCAGTTGAAGCTAATATCGGGACGATTCGATTCAGCAAGAAAAGCCGAAACAGAACGGTATTTCGGCATAAAAAGCCTGACTTTGTGCCCTCTCGCTGCCAAAGCCGCCGGGAGTGAACCCGAGACATCGGCCAGTCCCCCGGTTTTGGCATAAGGAACCGCTTCGGGGGTTATGAAAGCAATATTCAGTGACTTCATAGGTTCTATTTTACCGCACCGACTCCAAAAAGCTGCTCGATCCGGGAGAGGTCGACATTTCTCATGAAGGCCGCCGCATCTTCCGGCAAAGTCGGGTTGATATAAAAGCCGGAACCCCATTCGAAACCGGCCATCCGGGTCAGTTTGGGAATTATTTCAATGTGCCAGTGAAACACATGATCATACTCTTTCCCAATCGGCGCCGAGTGTAGAATATAATTGAAGGGTGGATTATTCAGAGCCACCCTGATTCGATTGAGTGTGTCTTTCAAGGCCTCGGCCAGATATATGAAAACATCATCCGAGAAATCTATTAAATGAGATATATGCTGCTTGGGCATTATCCAGGTTTCGAATGGAAACCGCGAGGCAAACGGTTCGAAGGAAATGAAGTCGCCGTAGTCATTGACTATTCTTTCCTTGTCGGTCAATTCCTGGCGAACGATGTCGCAAAAGATGCACCGCTCTTTAAAATTGAAATACTTCTGTGCCCCCATTATTTCTTCTTCCACTTTTTTGGGAATAATGGGCGTCGCTATCAACTGGCTGTGGGTATGTTCCAGTGATGCGCCGGCGGCTTCACCGTGATTCTTGAATATTAAAATGTATTTGAAGCGCCGGTCCCGCTGGAGGTCAAGAGTGCGGTCGCGATACATCCAGAGAATGTTCTTAATTTCCTTAACCGTTAAATCGGCCAGGTCCTTAGAATGATCAGGATTCTCAATAATGACCTCATGGGCGCCGATTCCATTCATTTTGTCATAGATGCCCTTGGGTTCCCGGTCAAGATTTCCTTCGATTCGAAGCGCCGGGTATTTATTGGAAATCACCCTCAGAAACCATCCCGGTTTATTCGGCTCCGAGCCGTCCTTTCGATAAGCGGCGACTTCGGGCGGAGTATTGAATTCATTCCCCGGACAAAACGGGCACATCTTGGGCTCTTCCTGCTTGGGCAGGTTGCCATAGCTTGAAGGTCTTTTACCACGGTCGGTGGATATAATAACCCATCGGCCCAATATCGGATCTCTGCGAAATTCAGGCATAAACCAAACCCCCGGAAGTACATTTATTGGAAGTAATCAAAGAGCTATGTTCCTTCAAATTACTATTTAAGTTCATATTCTTCTGCAAGACAGCTTTCCTCAATATTATCGACACTTCGCCTTCGGGCTCCATAAATTATTATTCTTTGGCGTTATGTTTGGACTCAGTCTCGAAAATCTCTTTCAACCTCTTTTTCAGGGCCTCGGATGGTTCTTTATCCCGTCTGGCCATTGATCTTTCTATTACTCCGATCGCTTTAACAAAATTGTAAGTCATTTTGTGCCGAGGGGAATACCAGGTAAACGAAGGAATTTCCTTGTCAGTGACCAGGCTGTCGGCGACGATATTACAAGATAGGCCGATGGTTATGCCGGTATTCAAAAGGGTCCCGATGGCGGTCTTGGTGAAATCCCCGATAAACGACCCGACTTTCAGATTCCCGGTATTATGCTCGACCCTATTGAGCGTCACACTTACCGGGCCATAGTTATTCTTCAGATCGGAGTTGGTCGTCATCGCCCCAAGGTTGATCCACTCGCCGAGGTAAGCATGGCCGAGAAAACCGGCATGATATTTATTGGAATAGCCCTGAATAATCGATTCCTCGACCTCGCCCCCAACCCGGCAAACCGGCCCGATGGAACTGCCGGTAATTTTGCCGCCCAACACATGGCTTTCCTTGCCGATATAAAGAGGCCCGACCAGATATGAATGCGGCTCGATTCTGACCCGGCTGCCGATAAAAATCGGCCCCTTCGATGCATCCAGAACATTTCCGGGGAGCACTTCGGCGTCAGCCGCGATATAAATATCGCCGGAGTTGATAAAATCGACCCCCGGAAATTCCCTTCCCTTGTTATCAGTCCGGTTGCGATCTTTCAGGAAGCCGTCACCATTGGAATTCTTGCGAAAGTATTTGAAATCGTCTTTGATCTCATCATCGATGGCGGCCACCAGATCCCAGATGTATCCATACATGGGCAGTTCGATATTCATCGCCTTGGCGCGCTCCTTGAACTTGCTATAAAACCCGCTCAAATCGCCCTGTTTTAGGAAATTATATTCCGGATCAGGAAGCTTACCCAGAAGCTTGAACGCGGTGATATCGTCTCCCGAAGTCAGGATAACATTCTCTCCGGCGGCTTTAAGGGCGTGAACGAATTCAATATTATGCCTGATACGACCATTGACGAAGATATACTCATCATATCCCTTATCTTCGAACCGGTTAACCGGAATACGGCAATTTTCGGAGGTGAGCTCGGCGATCTCGGGCCGGCAGAAATAATGTGGTTGATAACCGTCGAAGCAGTCGATAATTTTTTCAGCAAGGGTTCTTATGCCGGGTCGAAGCATGAACACCGGCCGCAACAGCGCCAGCGGATTGAAATTTGCATATGCTTCATCTTCGAAAATTATCAGACATTTAGCCATATTTTTTGCCCTGTCTTTGTATTATTTCGATTAATTTTTACCCGGTAATTGCTTCCTTTTCCTGACCAGGAACAGTAACAGCGGCAGTCCGAGCACATAGCAGGCCGCCAGTTGTCCCAGGCCCACAAATTGCACCACGAAAAAATAGGTCATGCCGGTAATCTGCGACAAATAGGCCGCCACACCGAAGGCATTTATAATGACTGGAGGAAGCGGCGCCAATACCAGGGCCGCTTTTCGAACTTTAATTTTTGAAGTAAGGTATGTTAACCATGCCGCCAGAAGAGTCAAAAGAGAGCCGAAGATAATATCGGGGAGTCCGTTGCCGCCAAAAATATTGGCCACCAGACAGCCGATAAACAGCCCGACGACAGCCACCGGATACAAAAACGGCAGAATCGTCAGAGCCTCGGCCACTCGCACTTGATAAACGCCATAACTTATAGGAGCCAGCAGAATGGTCATGGCCGCGTACAGGGCGGCAATTATTCCGGCAAAGGCGATATTTTTTGCGCCCAGGCTTTTCATAACTAGTTAAGAAACCCAAATGGCGCGATTTGTCAACCAAAATCTATAAAATTGAGGCGTATCCTGTTGAATAAAAACAAGTTAATCGACCGTTAACTCTGTTAAATCTATAGCTTCCACCAGATTAAGCGGGATTCTGACGGTTTTACAGCCGACATTGTCGGTCAGACATAAAAGCCATTGATCGTTTTCGACAGACAACCCGACCGGCTTCAATCCCACAAAAGTCCTGCCATTTGGCTTCAGCCTGACACTTAGTCCCCGATGGGTCAATAAGGCCTCGAAGAAGCGTTTAAGGGTCTGGTCCTGATCGGAGATTAAACGATCGTTATTAGACAGCGATCCAACCAGATAGCGCCCCAGCTTTTTTCTTTTTGTGCCGTTCAGGCAGGATATTATTTTGCTTTCGATTTCTGCCAATTTCCGTGTAAAATGGGCCGATCTGTTCAATGGCGTATAATTCAGACAAAATCCCAGCAGCTCCTGCTCATCGCTGTTAAGCTTCAGTTCGGGGAACACGTTCTGCTCCGTCAGAAAATATCCCCGGTCGCAATTAATAGTAATATTGGCCTGCTTCAGCGACCTGATATCCCGATAGACCGTTCTTTTCGATATCCCACACAGTCGGCATAGATCATTAATACTGATCTTCTCCCGACCGCGCAGTAAACTCACGACATATAAAAGGCGTTCCGATTTGGTCATCTCCAACCCCTCCGCGCATGAATATGTTGACACTCACTGACAGGGGGCGTCAGGGAAAATTGAGATGATCTTCAAATAGGAATAAATGTGATGCGAGCTATCAAAGATAATTATTGAGTATGGCCCGGGCTCTCTTCTGAATTTCGGCGGCCAGGGACAGCGGTCTGACGACAACGGCATCGCCGCCGAATCCGATCAGCCATCGGCAGATTTCTTCGACACCGCTCACCGTAACCTCATATTTTACGGCCCCGTTTTCCAGACCGGTCACTTTTTCGCTGCGGTGATGGCGGCTCATGCTGACCACGCGTGCCGCTTTGCCCGTGAAAATGACTTCGATTTCGACCGGCCGCCCGCTGAAAACCCCCCAGCTGTTTTGGAAATATTCGGCCGGATTGATATTCGTGCGTGGTTTGAA from candidate division Zixibacteria bacterium HGW-Zixibacteria-1 encodes:
- the galT gene encoding galactose-1-phosphate uridylyltransferase, which translates into the protein MPEFRRDPILGRWVIISTDRGKRPSSYGNLPKQEEPKMCPFCPGNEFNTPPEVAAYRKDGSEPNKPGWFLRVISNKYPALRIEGNLDREPKGIYDKMNGIGAHEVIIENPDHSKDLADLTVKEIKNILWMYRDRTLDLQRDRRFKYILIFKNHGEAAGASLEHTHSQLIATPIIPKKVEEEIMGAQKYFNFKERCIFCDIVRQELTDKERIVNDYGDFISFEPFASRFPFETWIMPKQHISHLIDFSDDVFIYLAEALKDTLNRIRVALNNPPFNYILHSAPIGKEYDHVFHWHIEIIPKLTRMAGFEWGSGFYINPTLPEDAAAFMRNVDLSRIEQLFGVGAVK
- a CDS encoding ferredoxin, coding for MAMKITDECTACGLCLPECPTSSIEEGDIYVINPDTCNECEDQDEGPHCVAVCPVECIEKAE
- a CDS encoding RNA-splicing ligase RtcB — encoded protein: MTREKYRRIGDNIWEIPVDYKAGMRVPARILSSSQLIDGIDEKVIDQITNVACLPGIKRYALCMPDGHMGYGFPIGGVAAFSLSDGVISPGGIGFDINCGMRMLRTNLTLDELRPKMEELLNGLFRTIPSGVGSKGFLNLDRRNFNAVMEQGLDWCLENEYATETDIERIEDRGHLRGGDHGKVSEKAVSRGINQMGTLGSGNHYLEVEIARPENIYNRDIAGQFGIDRDNQVLVAIHCGSRGFGHQIATDYLQVFAGSVRKYGLEVRDRELMSAPIDSDEGRNYASAMACAANAAFVNRQLIVYGIRKVFRQVFGKNDTELGIETIYDVAHNIAKFEKYFIDGREETLLVHRKGATRSFGPGKAEVPEVYRRVGQPVIVGGSMETGSALLCGTAVADSETFGSSLHGAGRTMSRMKAKKTIRGDMVKKRMHDSGILVKTGYMPGLAEEAAFAYKDIDQVVDAVDKLGISRKVARFDPVLNIKG
- a CDS encoding glycogen synthase GlgA; the protein is MKSLNIAFITPEAVPYAKTGGLADVSGSLPAALAARGHKVRLFMPKYRSVSAFLAESNRPDISFNCLVGDKEVPAEIYSLTDKESGVEIYFIGNDFFFDREALYVDPTTGKDYPDNDERFIFFGRAVLELVKILDWKPDIFHANDWQSGLVPALLKTAYYEDPFFAKSRTVFTIHNMGYQGQFPEDTFDKLNIAESNFYAAGPFEYWGDINFMKAGIALADKVTTVSATYAQEIQLNDDFGKGLQGVLAERSADLVGILNGVDYNQWSPQKDKLIPHRYFPANLSGKKKNKLELLNRCGFPLRSEQPLIGVISRLDRQKGFDLLKEIMGDIMALDLQLVLLGTGDEEYHRFFAEIEKEYPDKCRAFLTFDNKLAHLIEAGSDIFLMPSRYEPCGLNQMYSMKYGTIPIVRRTGGLADSVINFNEEALTGTGFVFDDYKSAELLETIKKAVQTFSRRKVWFKIIKRAMAQDFSWARSAIKYEELYFQTLQ